One Phaseolus vulgaris cultivar G19833 chromosome 11, P. vulgaris v2.0, whole genome shotgun sequence genomic window carries:
- the LOC137820363 gene encoding synaptotagmin-2-like, giving the protein MGFFSAILGFFGFGVGISIGLVAGYFLFIYFQPTDVEDPEIKPLVEQEQETLQRMFPEIPLWVKSPDFDRLDWLNKFLEYMWPYLDKAICKTAKNIAKPIIAEQIPKYKIDSVEFETLTLGSLPPTFQGMKVYVTDEKELIMEPSVKWAGNPNVTVSVKAFGLKATVQVVDLQVFLLPRVTLKPLVPSFPCFANINVSLMEKPHVDFGLKLIGADLMSIPGVYRIVQDLIKDQVANMYLWPKTLEVPILDMSKALRRPVGILHVKVLHAMKLKKKDLLGASDPYVKLKLTDDKLPSKKTSVKHKNLNPEWNEEFNLIVKDPDSQVLEINVYDWEQVGKHDKMGMNVVSLKDVSPEEPKSFTLDLLKTMDPNDVQNEKSRGQIVVELTYKPFKEEDLAKGFDETQTVPKAPEGTPEGGGLLVVIVHEAQDVEGKYHTNPHVRLIFRGEEKKTKRIKKNRDPRWEDEFSFMVEEPPTNDRLHVEVLSTSSRNLLHQKETLGYIDINLGDVVANKRINERYHLIDSKNGRLQVELQWRTSQA; this is encoded by the exons ATGGGTTTCTTCAGTGCCATTTTGGGGTTTTTCGGATTCGGGGTTGGAATTTCGATTGGTCTTGTTGCCGGCTATTTTCTCTTCATCTACTTTCAACCCACTGATGTTGAG GATCCTGAAATCAAACCATTGGTGGAGCAAGAGCAAGAGACTTTGCAGCGGATGTTTCCAGAGATTCCTCTCTGGGTAAAAAGTCCGGATTTCGATCGG CTTGACTGGCTCAACAAATTTTTGGAGTATATGTGGCCGTATCTTGATAAG gCAATTTGCAAGACTGCCAAGAACATTGCAAAACCCATAATTGCTGAGCAGATTCctaaatataaaattgattctGTTGAGTTTGAAACACTCACGCTGGGTTCACTGCCGCCAACTTTTCAAG GAATGAAAGTTTATGTCACTGATGAGAAGGAGTTAATTATGGAGCCTTCTGTAAAATGGGCTGGAAACCCTAATGTCACTGTTTCTGTTAAGGCATTTGGGTTGAAAGCAACTGTGCAG GTTGTAGATTTGCAAGTTTTCCTATTGCCTCGCGTTACTTTGAAGCCTTTGGTTCCTAGTTTTCCTTGCTTTGCCAACATAAATGTCTCCCTTATGGAAAAG CCACATGTTGACTTTGGGCTAAAGCTCATAGGGGCTGATCTTATGTCTATTCCAGGCGTCTATAGGATCGTTCAG GATCTTATCAAAGATCAGGTTGCAAACATGTATTTATGGCCCAAAACCTTGGAAGTTCCAATTTTAGATATGTCAAA AGCCTTGAGGAGGCCCGTTGGAATTTTACATGTAAAGGTTCTTCATGCAATGAAGCTAAAGAAGAAAGATCTTCTTGGTGCATCTGACCCTTATGTGAAGCTAAAGCTTACTGATGATAAATTGCCATCGAAAAAGACTAGTGTGAAGCACAAGAACTTAAATCCTGAATGGAATGAAGAATTTAATTTGATTGTTAAAGATCCAGATTCCCAGGTTTTAGAGATTAATGTTTATGACTGGGAGCAG GTTGGGAAACATGACAAGATGGGTATGAATGTGGTATCTTTAAAAGATGTTTCCCCTGAAGAGCCTAAAAGTTTTACTCTTGACCTCCTAAAAACCATGGATCCCAATGATGTCCAAAATGAGAAGTCACGTGGGCAGATTGTTGTAGAATTGACATATAAACCCTtcaaggaggaggatttggccAAGGGGTTTGACGAGACGCAGACAGTGCCAAAAGCTCCTGAAGGTACCCCGGAAGGTGGAGGTTTGCTTGTAGTTATAGTCCATGAAGCTCAAGATGTCGAAGGAAAGTATCACACTAATCCACATGTACGACTTATTTTCAGAGGGGAGGAGAAAAAAACTAAG CGCATTAAAAAGAATAGAGATCCAAGATGGGAAGACGAGTTCAGTTTTATGGTGGAGGAGCCTCCCACCAATGATAGATTACACGTGGAGGTTCTCAGCACGTCATCACGAAACCTTCTCCACCAAAAG GAAACTTTGGGTTATATCGACATCAATCTTGGGGATGTTGTTGCCAACAAAAGAATTAACGAGAGGTACCATCTTATAGACTCCAAGAATGGTCGCCTCCAGGTAGAGTTGCAGTGGAGAACCTCACAAGCATGA
- the LOC137832135 gene encoding E3 ubiquitin-protein ligase UPL3 gives METRSRKRAEASSAAPSSPSSGPTTRSSKRARLSSSSSASAAATATASLSSVNTRSRGSRTKEQPLPPKNPPPMDSANESSGSRRDRRSKDNSDKGKEKEHDVRIRDRDADRGLSLNMDGGAEDDDNDSEGGVGILHQNLTSASSALQGLLRKLGAGLDDLLPSSAMGSASSSHQNGRLKKILFGLRADGEEGRQVEALTQLCEMLSIGTEESLSTFSVDSFVPVLVGLLNHENNPDIMLLAARALTHLCDVLPSSCAAVVHYGAVSIFCARLLTIEYMDLAEQSLQALKKISQEHPTACLRAGALMAVLSYLDFFSTGVQRVALSTAANMCKKLPSDASDFVMEAVPLLTNLLHYHDAKVLEHASVCLTRIAEAFASSPDKLDELCNHGLVTQAASLISNSSSGGGQASLSTPTYTGLIRLLSTCASGSPLGAKTLLLLGISGILKDILSGSGVSSNASVSPALSRPPEQIFEIVNLANELLPPLPQGTISLPIISNMFLKGPIVRKSPAGSSGKQEDSNGTVPEISAREKLLNDQPELLRQFAMDLLPVLIQIYGSSVNGPVRHKCLSVIGKLMYFSTAEMIQSLLSVTNISSFLAGVLAWKDPHVLVPALKIAEILMEKLPGTFSKMFIREGVVHAVDQLILPGNSTNISTQASSAEKDNDSISGASSRSRRYRRRSGSSNPDGNPLDDLKAPVSVNVGSPPSSVEIPTVNSSIRLSVSTAAKAFKDKYFPSDPGASEVGITDDLLNLKNLCMKLNAGADEQGTIGKGKSKSSGFVLEEYLIGVIADMLKELGKGDGVSTFEFIGSGVVAALLNYFSCGYFSKDKSLETHLPNLRQQALTRFKLFIAVALPSSTEVGTVTPMTVLVQKLQNALSSLERFPVVLSHSSRSSSGSARLSSGLSALSHPFKLRLCRAQGEKSLRDYSSNVVLVDPLASLAAIEEFLWSRIQRSESGQKFTVPAGHSESGTTPAGGGVSSPSTTRRHSTRSRSSVNIGDTSRKEILQDKSTSSSKGKGKAVLKPAQAESRGPQTRNATRRRAALDKEAQAKPVNGDSTSEDEDLDISPVEIDEALVIEDDEISDDEDDDHEDVLRDDSLPLVCSPDKVHDVKLGDLAEESTVAPATSDGQANAASGSSSKAGTVRGSDSADFRSGYTSSSRGAMSFAAAAMAGLGSVNNRGIRGGRDRLGRPLFGSSNDPPKLIFTAGGKQLNRHLTIYQAIQRQLVHDEDDDERFAGSNDYVSSDGSRLWGDIYTITYQKSENQTDRATPGGSSSNASKSGKSASNSGSEAKLHQTSVLDSILQGELPCELEKSNPTYNILALLRVLEGLNQLASRLRAQVVTDNFAEGKILDLDELSITVGARVPAEEFISSKLTPKLARQIQDALALCSGSLPSWCYQLSKACPFLFPFETRRQYFYSTAFGLSRALYRLQQQQGADGHGSTNEREIRVGRLQRQKVRVSRNRILDSAAKVMELYSSQKAVLEVEYFGEVGTGLGPTLEFYTLLSHDIQRVALRMWRSGFSEKYPMEIDGNERKMKSSEGSFAGDGELVHSPLGLFPRPWPANADASEGTQFSKVIEYFRLLGRVMAKALQDGRLLDLPLSAAFYKLVLGQELDLHDILFIDAELGKTLQELNALVSRKRYIESFGGCYTDTIGNLHFRGAPIEDLCLDFTLPGYPEYILKPGDEIVDINNLEEYISMVVEATVKAGVMRQMEAFRAGFNQVFEISSLQIFTPQELDYLLCGRRELWKTETLADHIKFDHGYTAKSPAIVNLLEIMGEFTPEQQRGFCQFVTGAPRLPPGGLAVLNPKLTIVRKLSSSAANASSNGNGPSESADDDLPSVMTCANYLKLPPYSSKEIMYKKLLYAISEGQGSFDLS, from the exons ATGGAAACACGGAGCCGGAAGCGGGCGGAGGCTTCCTCAGCTGCCCCTTCATCCCCTTCCTCTGGTCCCACAACCCGTTCAAGCAAGCGCGCGcgtctctcttcttcttcctctgctTCTGCCGCCGCCACCGCCACCGCATCTCTTTCTTCTGTCAACACTCGCTCCCGTGGATCCAGAACTAAGGAACAACCCTTACCTCCGAAGAATCCTCCTCCCATGGACTCTGCCAATGAATCATCAGGTTCTCGACGTGATCGCCGCAGCAAGGACAACTCCGACAAGGGTAAGGAGAAAGAACACGATGTTAGGATTAGGGACAGAGATGCTGACAGAGGGCTGTCATTGAACATGGATGGTGGTGCGGAAGATGACGATAATGACAGTGAAGGTGGTGTGGGGATTTTGCATCAAAATCTGACCTCTGCGAGTAGTGCACTTCAGGGGCTTCTTCGGAAGCTTGGTGCTGGGTTGGATGATCTTCTCCCATCCTCTGCCATGGGTTCTGCATCTTCCTCTCACCAGAACGGGAGGCTGAAAAAGATCCTTTTTGGATTGCGAGCGGACGGCGAAGAAGGGCGGCAGGTTGAAGCGTTGACGCAACTCTGTGAAATGCTTTCAATTGGGACCGAAGAGTCGCTTAGTACATTCTCAGTTGATTCGTTTGTTCCTGTGCTTGTGGGTTTGTTGAATCACGAGAACAATCCCGACATCATGCTTCTTGCTGCAAGAGCATTAACCCATCTCTGCGACGTGCTACCTTCATCTTGTGCTGCGGTTGTTCATTATGGTGCAGTTTCAATCTTCTGCGCGAGGTTGCTCACCATAGAATACATGGACTTGGCTGAGCAG TCCCTTCAAGCTCTGAAGAAGATATCTCAGGAGCATCCCACTGCCTGCCTACGAGCAGGTGCTCTTATGGCCGTGCTTTCTTATTTGGACTTCTTTTCTACTGGAGTTCAG CGGGTTGCATTGTCCACTGCTGCAAATATGTGCAAGAAACTTCCTTCAGATGCATCTGATTTTGTGATGGAAGCTGTTCCGCTTCTGACAAACCTTCTTCATTATCACGATGCCAAG GTTCTAGAGCACGCCTCTGTTTGTTTGACTCGAATAGCTGAAGCGTTTGCGTCATCTCCTGACAAACTAGATGAATTGTGCAACCATGGACTGGTAACACAAGCTGCCTCCCTCATCTCTAACAGCAGTTCTGGAGGGGGTCAAGCTTCTCTCAGCACACCAACATATACC GGTTTAATCCGACTTCTTTCAACTTGTGCGAGTGGATCCCCTCTTGGAGCTAAAACTTTACTGCTACTCGGAATTAGTGGTATTCTTAAAGATATTCTATCTGGTTCTGGAGTATCTTCTAATGCCTCTGTTTCTCCTGCATTAAGTAGGCCCCCGGAGCAG ATATTTGAGATTGTAAACCTGGCAAATGAGCTCCTTCCCCCATTGCCACAAGGAACAATTTCTCTCCCTATCATCTCCAACATGTTTTTGAAAGGGCCCATTGTAAGGAAGTCTCCCGCTGGTAGCTCTGGGAAACAAGAAGATTCAAATGGAACTGTTCCTGAGATATCAGCCCGTGAGAAATTATTAAATGACCAGCCTGAACTACTTAGGCAATTTGCCATGGATCTTCTCCCAGTTTTAATACAG ATATATGGTTCTAGTGTCAATGGTCCTGTTCGGCACAAATGTCTTTCTGTCATTGGAAAATTGATGTATTTCAGCACAGCAGAGATGATCCAGTCTTTATTGAGTGTGACCAATATATCAAG TTTCTTAGCTGGGGTCCTAGCATGGAAAGATCCACATGTGCTGGTACCTGCCTTGAAAATTGCTGAAATTCTTATGGAAAAGCTTCCTGGGACATTCTCCAAGATGTTCATTAGAGAAGGTGTTGTGCATGCAGTGGACCAACTTATTTTACCGGGAAATTCAACCAATATCTCTACTCAGGCATCTTCTGCTGAGAAGGATAATGATTCTATATCTGGAGCATCATCTCGCTCTAGGCGTTATCGGCGACGCAGTGGAAGTTCCAATCCTGATGGAAATCCTTTGGACGATTTGAAGGCTCCTGTTTCAGTAAATGTTGGTTCGCCTCCAAGTTCTGTGGAGATTCCAACAGTAAATTCCAGTATTCGTTTGTCTGTTAGTACAGCTGCAAAAGCTTTTAAAGATAAGTACTTTCCTTCGGATCCTGGGGCTTCGGAAGTGGGTATTACTGATGATCTTTTGAATCTGAAAAATCTTTGCATGAAGTTAAATGCTGGTGCGGATGAACAAGGGACCATTGGAAAGGGGAAATCTAAATCTTCTGGATTTGTTCTGGAAGAGTATTTAATCGGGGTCATAGCTGACATGCTAAAGGAACTTGGCAAAGGTGATGGTGTATCTACTTTTGAATTTATTGGTAGTGGTGTTGTTGCAGCTTTGTTGAATTACTTTTCTTGTGGGTACTTCTCTAAAGATAAATCTTTAGAAACCCACCTTCCAAACCTTCGCCAACAAGCACTTACAAGGTTTAAGTTATTTATAGCTGTTGCTCTACCTTCCTCAACTGAGGTTGGGACTGTGACTCCTATGACTGTCTTGGTCCAGAAGCTTCAAAATGCCTTGTCCTCTTTGGAGCGTTTCCCTGTTGTGCTGAGTCATTCATCCAGGTCATCAAGTGGGAGTGCACGCCTCTCCTCTGGACTAAGTGCATTATCTCATCCCTTCAAGTTGCGGCTTTGTCGAGCTCAGGGTGAAAAGTCACTTAGGGATTATTCATCAAATGTTGTTTTGGTTGATCCGTTAGCAAGTTTAGCAGCCATTGAGGAATTTCTTTGGTCTCGTATCCAGCGAAGTGAATCTGGTCAGAAGTTCACTGTACCTGCTGGTCATTCTGAATCAGGGACAACTCCTGCAGGAGGTGGTGTATCCTCTCCTTCCACCACCCGTCGTCATTCTACTAGATCCAGATCATCTGTTAATATAGGTGACACATCTAGAAAGGAAATACTTCAAGATAAAAGCACTAGCTCTTCTAAGGGTAAGGGAAAAGCTGTATTAAAGCCCGCGCAAGCGGAGTCAAGAGGACCTCAAACAAGGAATGCTACTCGCAGAAGAGCAGCTCTTGATAAAGAGGCTCAAGCAAAGCCTGTAAACGGTGACTCTACTTCTGAG GATGAAGATTTGGATATATCTCCTGTTGAGATTGATGAGGCATTGGTGATTGAAGATGATGAGATTtctgatgatgaagatgatgaccATGAAGAT GTTCTGAGGGATGATTCTCTTCCGTTGGTATGCTCTCCTGACAAAGTACATGATGTGAAATTGGGAGACTTGGCTGAGGAGAGTACTGTTGCTCCTGCAACAAGTGATGGCCAGGCTAATGCTGCCTCAGGTTCTAGCAGCAAAGCTGGTACAGTGAGGGGATCAGACTCTGCAGATTTTAGGAGTGGCTATACATCAAGTTCAAGAGGCGCAATGTCATTTGCTGCTGCTGCCATGGCTGGACTTGGATCTGTCAATAACAGAGGTATCAGGGGTGGAAGAGACAGACTAGGTCGTCCATTGTTTGGTAGTTCTAATGATCCTCCTAAGTTGATCTTTACTGCTGGTGGGAAGCAGCTTAATAGGCATTTGACTATATATCAGGCAATTCAAAGACAGCTTGTgcatgatgaagatgatgacgAGAGATTTGCTGGCAGTAATGACTATGTATCCAGTGATGGAAGCAGGTTGTGGGGTGATATTTATACTATAACTTATCAGAAGTCAGAGAACCAAACAGATAGAGCTACCCCTGGAGGTTCAAGCTCTAATGCGTCAAAATCTGGCAAATCTGCATCAAATTCTGGATCTGAAGCCAAGCTACATCAGACATCTGTATTAGATAGCATCTTGCAGGGTGAATTGCCCTGTGAATTGGAGAAATCTAATCCTACGTACAATATATTGGCATTATTGAGGGTGCTAGAGGGTTTGAACCAACTTGCGTCTCGTTTGAGGGCCCAAGTGGTTACTGATAACTTTGCAGAGGGAAAAATTTTGGATTTAGATGAGCTAAGTATTACCGTTGGTGCTAGGGTTCCTGCAGAGGAATTTATAAGCAGCAAACTTACTCCGAAATTAGCTAGGCAAATACAAGATGCCCTTGCCTTATGCAGTGGGAGTCTTCCTTCATGGTGTTACCAGCTATCTAAAGCATGCCCTTTCTTGTTTCCTTTTGAGACCCGGAGACAGTACTTCTATTCAACTGCATTTGGGTTGTCTCGTGCACTGtatcgccttcagcagcaacaggGTGCTGATGGTCATGGATCAACAAATGAAAGAGAGATCAGGGTTGGGAGATTGCAGCGTCAAAAGGTTCGTGTATCTCGAAATCGCATTTTGGATTCTGCTGCCAAAGTGATGGAGTTGTATTCTAGTCAAAAGGCTGTGCTTGAAGTAGAATATTTTGGCGAAGTTGGCACTGGTCTGGGTCCCACCTTGGAGTTCTACACACTTCTCAGTCATGACATACAAAGAGTTGCACTTCGAATGTGGAGATCAGGTTTTTCAGAGAAATATCCAATGGAAATTGATGGAAATGAAAGGAAAATGAAAAGTAGCGAAGGCTCTTTTGCTGGAGATGGAGAACTTGTTCACTCTCCTCTTGGACTTTTTCCTCGACCTTGGCCTGCAAATGCTGATGCATCAGAGGGTACCCAATTTTCTAAAGTTATTGAATATTTCCGGCTATTAGGTCGTGTAATGGCTAAAGCCCTCCAAGATGGACGCCTATTGGATTTACCACTATCAGCGGCATTTTATAAGCTTGTTCTCGGTCAA GAGCTTGATTTGCATGACATTCTTTTCATTGATGCGGAGCTTGGGAAAACTTTGCAAGAGTTAAATGCCCTTGTTTCCCGGAAACGTTATATCGAATCTTTTGGTGGTTGCTATACTGATACAATTGGTAATTTACATTTTCGTGGGGCTCCAATTGAAGATCTCTGCTTGGACTTTACACTTCCTGGTTATCCAGAGTACATCTTGAAACCTGGAGATGAAATT GTTGACATCAATAATCTAGAGGAGTACATATCCATGGTGGTCGAGGCAACTGTTAAGGCTGGAGTCATGCGTCAGATGGAAGCATTTAGAGCAGGGTTCAATCAG GTTTTTGAAATCTCATCTTTGCAAATTTTTACTCCCCAAGAACTGGACTACCTGCTTTGCGGCCGTAGAGAATTGTGGAAG ACTGAAACACTTGCTGATCATATAAAATTTGACCATGGTTATACTGCCAAGAGCCCAGCCATAGTTAAT TTACTAGAAATCATGGGAGAATTCACGCCAGAACAGCAGAGAGGTTTCTGTCAATTTGTTACTGGTGCACCTAGATTGCCACCTGGTGGACTGGCAGTTCTAAATCCAAAACTAACAATTGTGAGAAAg CTTTCGTCAAGTGCAGCTAATGCTTCATCTAATGGGAACGGGCCTTCAGAATCAGCGGATGATGACTTGCCTAGTGTGATGACGTGTGCAAATTACCTGAAACTTCCTCCTTATTCTAGCAAG GAAATTATGTACAAGAAGCTACTCTATGCAATCAGTGAAGGCCAGGGATCCTTTGATCTATCGTGA
- the LOC137822398 gene encoding beta-galactosidase 13-like has product MSTIKFALITLLFITVSLSFASGVKGDKKKNDSSADDGGQKREVTYDGRSLIINGKRELLFSGSVHYPRSPPESWPMLIDKARRGGINVIQTYIFWNIHETEKGKFKMDPEYDFVRFMQICHEKGMYVTLRLGPFIQAEWNHGGLPYWLREVPEIIFRSNNEPFKMHMKEYTSNVIKVLQDAKLFAPQGGPIILAQIENEYNHIQRAFREEGTNYVQWAAKMAVAMDVGVPWIMCKQTDAPDPVINACNGRHCGDTFSGPNKPHKPYLWTENWTAQYRVFGDPPSQRSAEDIAFSVARFFSKNGSLVNYYMYHGGTNFGRTSSAFSTTRYYDEAPLDEFGLQRNPKWSHLRDVHKALNLCRKALFGGQSVITKLTHHHEIIVYEKPGSDLCAAFITNNHTKTPIDIKFRGSTYHLPPRSISILPDCKTVVFNTQHVASEHNSRNFRKTKNSNNLKWEVFTEAIPNAKDIPVVLNVPTELYSLLRDVTDYAWYTTSVELGPGDLPRKDEISPVLRIMSLGHALHAFINGEYIGTNHGTHEEKGFEFQKPVTFKVGVNYISILACTVGLPDSGAYMEHRYAGPKSILILGLNSGKIDLTSNGWGAKAGIRGEELAIFTEQGSKKVEWKEVKGTGSVLSWYKTNFATPDGRDPVAIRMTGMGKGMIWINGKSIGRHWMSFLSPLGTPTQLEYHIPRIYLNPKDNLLVIFEEERANPEKIEIETVDRDTVCSFITENQPPNINSWACKAGKFLSVVDKLAPAATITCPTYKTIKAVEFASFGDPTGICGAFVMGKCDAPATKQIVEQHCLGKQSCTIPVDAATFIKGKDACPDVIKSLAVQAKCDY; this is encoded by the exons ATGTCAACGATCAAATTTGCTTTGATTACCTTGCTTTTCATCACTGTTTCACTGAGCTTTGCGTCCGGTGTCAAGGGAGACAAGAAGAAGAATGATTCTAGCGCAGATGATGGAGGCCAGAAGAGGGAAGTCACCTACGATGGCAGGTCACTCATTATCAATGGAAAACGGGAGCTTCTCTTCTCCGGTTCCGTCCATTACCCTAGAAGTCCCCCTGAG TCATGGCCAATGCTTATTGACAAAGCAAGACGTGGAGGCATAAACGTGATTCAAACTTACATCTTCTGGAACATTCATGAGACTGAGAAAGGCAAG TTCAAAATGGATCCGGAGTATGATTTCGTAAGGTTCATGCAGATCTGCCATGAGAAAGGAATGTATGTTACCCTCAGGCTTGGGCCTTTCATCCAAGCTGAATGGAATCACGG AGGACTTCCGTATTGGCTAAGAGAGGTCCCTGAGATCATATTCCGCTCTAACAATGAACCCTTTAAG ATGCACATGAAAGAGTATACATCAAATGTTATAAAAGTATTGCAAGACGCGAAGCTCTTTGCTCCCCAAGGAGGCCCCATCATCTTGGCACAG ATCGAGAATGAGTACAACCATATCCAACGTGCTTTTAGAGAGGAAGGAACTAATTACGTCCAATGGGCCGCAAAAATGGCAGTGGCAATGGATGTTGGAGTTCCATGGATCATGTGCAAGCAAACGGATGCTCCTGATCCAGTG ATTAATGCATGCAATGGAAGGCACTGTGGTGATACCTTTTCAGGCCCCAACAAACCTCACAAGCCTTACCTGTGGACTGAAAACTGGACTGCTCA GTATAGGGTGTTTGGAGATCCACCATCCCAAAGATCAGCAGAAGACATTGCCTTTTCTGTTGCCCGCTTCTTCTCTAAGAATGGGTCTTTGGTGAACTACTATATG TACCATGGTGGAACAAATTTTGGTAGAACAAGCTCTGCCTTCAGTACAACCCGATATTACGATGAAGCTCCTCTTGATGAGTTCGGTTTGCAGAGAAATCCAAAATGGTCTCACCTGAGGGACGTGCACAAGGCATTGAACCTATGCAGGAAGGCCCTGTTCGGGGGTCAATCAGTAATCACAAAACTAACCCATCATCATGAG ATTATAGTTTACGAGAAGCCAGGTAGTGACTTATGTGCTGCTTTCATCACCAACAACCACACCAAAACACCAATCGACATAAAATTCAGAGGTTCCACTTATCATCTGCCACCACGTTCCATTAGTATCCTCCCTGACTGCAAGACTGTGGTCTTCAACACCCAACAT GTTGCTTCAGAACATAATTCAAGGAACTTCAGGAAgacaaaaaattcaaacaatctCAAGTGGGAGGTGTTTACTGAGGCCATTCCAAACGCCAAGGATATACCAGTTGTTTTAAATGTTCCCACGGAGCTTTATAGCTTGCTTAGAGACGTCACCGACTATGCATGGTACACCACCAG CGTGGAATTGGGTCCTGGAGACTTGCCAAGGAAGGATGAGATATCCCCTGTTCTTCGTATCATGAGTCTAGGCCATGCACTACATGCCTTTATAAATGGAGAATATATTG GAACAAATCATGGTACCCATgaagaaaaaggttttgaattCCAGAAACCTGTAACCTTTAAGGTTGGAGTTAACTACATATCTATATTGGCTTGCACTGTTGGACTACCT GACAGTGGAGCATACATGGAGCACAGGTATGCTGGACCCAAGTCTATACTCATCCTTGGTCTTAACTCCGGAAAAATTGATCTCACTTCTAATGGTTGGGGTGCTAag GCTGGTATCCGAGGTGAGGAACTTGCCATTTTCACTGAGCAGGGATCAAAGAAAGTAGAATGGAAAGAAGTCAAGGGAACTGGAAGTGTTCTCTCGTGGTACAAG ACAAATTTTGCAACGCCAGATGGAAGAGATCCTGTTGCCATAAGGATGACTGGTATGGGGAAGGGAATGATATGGATCAATGGTAAAAGCATTGGTCGTCATTGGATGAGCTTCCTCTCTCCCCTCGGAACTCCTACTCAGTTAGA GTACCACATCCCACGAATTTACCTCAATCCAAAAGACAACTTGCTTGTTATATTTGAGGAAGAGAGAGCAAACCCAGAAAAGATTGAGATCGAAACTGTTGACAGAGATACAGTATGCAGTTTCATCACAGAGAATCAGCCCCCCAACATCAATTCATGGGCATGTAAGGCTGGGAAGTTCCTCTCTGTTGTGGACAAACTAGCGCCAGCAGCAACAATCACATGTCCAACCTACAAAACCATTAAGGCTGTGGAGTTTGCAAGCTTTGGTGATCCTACGGGTATCTGTGGAGCCTTTGTTATGGGAAAATGTGATGCACCTGCCACAAAGCAGATTGTTGAACAG CATTGCCTGGGAAAACAGTCATGCACGATTCCAGTTGATGCAGCAACCTTCATCAAGGGCAAAGATGCTTGCCCAGATGTGATCAAGTCACTTGCAGTCCAAGCCAAGTGTGACTACTAG